A genomic window from Excalfactoria chinensis isolate bCotChi1 chromosome 18, bCotChi1.hap2, whole genome shotgun sequence includes:
- the TMEM268 gene encoding transmembrane protein 268, translated as MAYKSQADGIEENSSLSSVLYCKSDLKEGSLQWVKEARNGQVLMVLSMDNTCSAASFDMELCAEKLQSLGVQASAGEWRRLIEEAVLKPEVRRYLFYNSRAFQIAIAVVFYMSLWTNIYTTVQLCSFGHYWEASLLVTLAAVVITVVVILIIDHRQRKINTNTDVRLAAVNEFFIKHNLILGITDVLDGPRSILQLWFVHFSPERCLRSLSAHIMELQQAQELGWQHRLDQLCVVMEVAVPAAEDTSCEESPLLSSGESFKKEPMMCNELLHLIPVGPPEVMAQQLLVIFSACYVRLLVSGRLPRPVATGHMEGSSVPCPCQFIQASVLSTERCCLLGRGLRGAEGQAQQCEEAEEAVTTHPGLLWKKEWK; from the exons ATGGCCTATAAGAGCCAGGCTGATGGGATTGAGGAGAACAGCTCGCTTTCCTCCGTCCTGTATTGTAAGAGTGATTTAAAGGAAGGATCCCTGCAGTGGGTGAAAG AAGCCCGCAATGGTCAGGTGCTCATGGTGCTCAGCATGGACAACACCTGCTCGGCTGCATCCTTTGACATGGAGCTTTGTGCAGAGAAACTCCAGTCCCTGGGGGTTCAG GCATCAGCAGGTGAATGGAGGAGGCTGATTGAGGAGGCAGTCCTGAAGCCCGAAGTAAGGCGGTACCTCTTCTACAACTCCAGGGCATTCCAGATAGCCATTGCCGTG GTCTTCTACATGTCTCTCTGGACAAACATTTACACCACggtccagctctgctcctttggACACTACTGGGAGGCCAGTTTGCTGGTGACTCTGGCTGCAGTGGTTATCACTGTGGTTGTGATTCTAATCATTGACCACCGCCAGAGGAAG ATAAATACGAACACAGATGTGCGGCTGGCAGCTGTCAATGAATTCTTTATCAAACACAACTTAATTCTGGGGATTACTGATGTCCTGGATGGGCCACGCAGCATCCTACAA ctctgGTTTGTGCACTTCAGCCCCGAGCGCTGCCTTCGGTCCCTGTCAGCCCACATCATGGAGTTGCAGCAGGCACAAGAG ctgggctggcagcaCAGGCTGGACCAGCTCTGTGTGGTGATGGAGGTggctgttcctgcagcagaggaCACTTCATGTGAGGAATCACCTCTCCTATCCAGTGGGGAGAGCTTCAAGAAAGAGCCCATGATGTGCAATGAGCTGCTCCATCTCATCCCTGTGGGCCCTCCAGAG GTGAtggcccagcagctcctggtgatCTTCAGTGCCTGCTATGTGCGCCTGCTGGTCAGTGGCCGGCTGCCCCGTCCTGTGGCCACAGGGCACATGGAGGGCAGCAGCGTGCCCTGCCCCTGCCAGTTCATCCAGgcctctgtgctcagcacagagcgctgctgtctgctgggcaggggACTGAGAGGAGCTGAAGGGCAAGCACAGCAGTGTGAAGAGGCAGAGGAGGCTGTCACCACTCATCCTGGACTCCTCTGGAAGAAGGAGTGGAAATAG